The window GTCCAGTCCGTCGCGGACGCTGCTGCCCCCGTCGTCAGCGGCGCGGCCGTCCCGGTGGTGGAGCCGGTCACCCGGCCGCTGGGGTCCCTCGGCGGCCTGGTGGCCGAGACCGCGGTCGTCCCGGTGGTGGAGGCGGTCGCAGACCCCGTCGTGAGGGGTGTCGCCGCCCCCGCCGTCGACGGCGTCGCCGGGGGAGTGGTCGAGCCGGTCGTCGCGGGCGCCGTCGGTCCTGTCGCGGCGTCCGTCGTCGCCCCTGCCGTCGCCGCTGTCCCCGTCGCCGTCCCGGTGGTCCCCGCCGTCCTGACGCCGCTTCCTGCGGCCCTCACCGCCACCGCCGCTGGAGTCCTGCCGACGGGCGTTCCGCGCGTCGTGGACGTGCCGTCAGCGAGCGGCCCCAGCGCCGCCGCCCGTGCCGCGACCACGCCGGCCCCGACGACCCAGACCACGACGACGACCGCGCCCACCCAGACCGCAGCGGATGCGGTCGGCCCTCTCGGGCCCCCGGCGCCCCTGACGTCCGCCGGTGCGCCGGAGCTGGTGCTCGCGCCCCCGGCGCCCAGCGCTGCCGCCGCAGACGTCCTGCAGACCCTCCTCGCGGCCGGTGCGCGCGCCACGGCCACCGACACCGCCATCGCGACCGGCGCTGCGGGCGGTGCCCCGGCCCCGGCCGGTGGGGCGCCCGGCTCCCCTGCGGGCCCGCACGCGGTGGTGCTCTCCGGCGTCGGCGCCACGAGCTCCGCCTCGGGCGCGAGCGGTGGCCACGACGGCCCCAGCGCCGTCCTCCCAGCCTTCCTCGTCCTCGCCGCGGCCGGATGCGCCGGTCGCGCCCTGGCCCGCTCCACGCGGCCCCCGCAGCGCGCGTCGCTGCCCCTCGTCCGACCCGCCTGACACCTCTCCCTCCCGACGGCTGCGGCCGCCCGGCACTGCCCGTGCGCCCGCTGCGGACCTCGCCGTTCCGCACCCCGGTCGAAGCTCGGAAGAGAGAAGTCCCGCCATGTCCGTGCGCACCTGCCTGCGCGCGCCGGCCGCTCTGCTCGTGTCGCTCGTCGTCCTGCTCCCAGGACTGCCCGCCACCGCGCAGCCGGTCACCGCCGCGCCCGTTCCTCCCGTCACCGCCTCCGCACCAGACGCCGCCGCCCCCGTCAGCGGGGCCACCACCGCCACCAGCACCCGCGAACCCGCCTCTGGAGGTGCGACCTACGTCGTCGCCTCCGGCGACACGCTCACCGGCATCGCCCGCGCCTTCGGCACGCCCGGTGGCTGGCCCCAGCTCTACGCCGCCAACCGCGACGCGATCGGGCCCTGGCCCGACAGGTTGCGGCCCGGCACCCAGCTCCTGCTCTCCGGCGCGCCGCCGGTGGCCCAGCCAGCGGACCAGTCCGCGCAGGCGGCGTACGCGGTCGCCCGGGGCGACTCGCTGCGCTCCGTGGCCGCTCGCCTCGGCGTCGAGGGCGGTTGGCCCGCCCTGTACGCCGCCAACCGGGACGCGGTCGGACCTGACCCCGACCGCCTCGCCGTGGGCACCCGGCTCGTGCTGCCCGCGAGCTCCGCGGCCGGGGCGCCGTCCGCGGACGCCGTACCGCCGCCAGCGCCCGACGGGGGAGTGGGCACCCGTCTGGGGGCGGCGCCCGAGACCTCGTCAGCAGCCCCCGTCACGCCGAGCGCTCCCGCCGAGCCGGGTCGGCCCGCTGCGCCGGCCGCCCCGGCTACCCCGGCCACCCCGGGTGCGGAGCCGGCCGTGCCGGGCTGGGTGGTCTGGCCGCTCGTCGTGGTGGGCGTCCTCGCGGCGGCGGTGCTCCTCGGCGACCCGCTGGTGGCCCTGCTGCGCCGGCGCCGCGCCGCCACCGCCTCCGGGGCCTCCGGCGCCTCCCGCGCCGCCCGTGACGAGCAGCAGCGCGCCCCGCTCAGCCTGGTCCGGCCCGTCGTCGACGTCGGCACTCCGGACGAGGCGTCCCCGTCGGCCGGCGCCGCCGACGCTCCCGCCGTCCACGTGGCGCAGCACCCGACGCTGCTCGTCAGCTACAGCCCCGCGGACGACCTCGTGCTCCTGCTGCTCCCCGAGGAGCACGACGTCGACGACGTGCTGCAGGTGGCGCGGGTGGCCCTGCCCGAGCGCGCCTACCGGGAGGTGGAGCGCCGCCTGCCCACGCCGCTGCGCCCGACGGCCCGCGGGCCGGTCAGCGCTCGGTGGGCGGGGTGACGCGGCGGGCGCTCGCGGCGCGCAGCGACTCGACGAGCGCCGCCACGTGGCGGCGGTCGTCGGGGGAGAGGTCGGCCAGGCCCGCGACGATCACCGCGGTGTCGGGCTCCACCTCGACGGTGCCGTGCGACAGCCCCGTGGCCTCGGCGACGGCCGCCTGCAGCGTGGTCAGGGGCAGCTCGAGCGCGCCGGCGAGGGCCTCCAGCCGGCTGGGCCGGGGAGCGCGCTGGATGGGTGTGGTGGCGAGGTGGTGGACGGTCGAGCGGGGCAGGCCGCTGCGACGGGCGACGTCTCCGTAGGACCAGCCGCGCTCGCGCATGCGGTCCTGCAGGAGGCGCTGCACCGCGCCCCGCGGACCGTCCAGCGGGCCGGACGGAGCGCCGTCGCCGGCTCCCTGCTCGGGACGCTCGGCCGCCTGCGCGGCCGGTCCGTCCACCCCGCGCGCCGAGGGGTCGGGATGCGTGCTCACCACCACTGCTCCGCCGTCCTCCCGGTCGCTGCCCGTCCTGCGCTCCGGGAAGTGCACCACAGAGCCGGGTCGGCGCGGGGGTTGCACATCGCTGGAACGCCGCCTACTGTACAAGTTACTTGGACAGAACGTCCAAGGGTGTTGGTCGACAGGTCGAGCCGGGATCTCCCAGGGGGGGCGGTTCGACCGGGCTCGGCCAGCACCTGGGGCACCACAGAGGCACAAGGAGACGTGCGATGACTGTTCTCACTGCAGCCGACCTGGCACTCGAGTCCGTCGAGATGCTCCCGACCCGCGAGACCCTCAACGCGTACAGCGGCGGTCACGGATCGCTGATCTCCGTCGGCGACGTCCTCAGCGGCAACGACGTGCTGAGCGACAACGACGGGAACTTCAGCGGCAACTTCAGCGGCAACGAGTACACGGACAACTCCGACAACTCCGTCGACAACTCCGACCACTCGACCAACGACTCGTACAACGACTACGGCCACGACGGCTGGGGCGGCGGCCACCACGACTGGAACGACGACTGCGAGTGGTGACCTGCCGCGCCTGAGCGGCTGCAGGGCCGCCCCCGGTGCTCCCGGGGGCGGCCCTTCCTCACGCCAGGGTCGACGACGACCGGATGAGCACCTGCCAGGGGAGGCGGCATGACCGCGCAGCTCGACCACCGGGACCCCGCAGCGGCCCTTCTCGCGGCTCCCGCGGCAGCGGACGGACCTGCGCCCGCGCCGGCCACGACCCGCCGCCCGCCGGCGCGCGCCGCCGGGCTGGAGCTGCTCGGCGAGCTCCGCGGCTCCGGCTCGAAGCAGCCGCCCGGGCTGGTGCGCCGCAGCGACGGGCAGGTGCTGCAGCTGACGCCGCTGGCCTACCGGGTGCTCGAGTCGCTGGACGGCGTCCGCTCCTCCGCCGAGGTCGCCGAGCACGCGTCACGGGGTGACCTCAGCGGAGGTGCCGAGCTCGACGCCACCGGGGTGCGCTTCCTCGTGGCGAAGAAGCTGGCGCCGCTGGGCCTGCTCGACGACGAGCTGTCGGCCCCGCCGCCGCGCGCGAACCCCCTGCTGGCGCTGCGCGCCCGCACACCGCTGCTCGGCCCGCGGGCCGTGGGCGCCGTGGCCCTCGCCCTGCAGCCGCTGTTCCGGCTGCCGGTGGTGCTGGCCGCCGTGGCGGCGCTGGCGCTGCTGGACGTGTGGCTGCTCGCGGTGCACGGCCTGGGCGGCGCGCTCGGCGCCGTGGTCCGCGACCCCGTCCTCGCGCTCGCGGTGGTCGGCACGGCGGTGGCCGCGGCGCTGTTCCACGAGTGCGGGCACGCGGCCGGCTGCCGCTTCAGCGGCGCGCGGCCCGGTGCCATCGGGGTGGGCCTCTACCTCGTCTACCCGGCCTTCTACACCGACGTCAACGACGCCTACCGCCTCGGACGGGCCGGGCGGCTGCGCACCGACCTCGGCGGGCTCTACTTCCACACCCTCGCCGTGCTGGCCCTGGGCGGTGCCTACGCGGTCACCGGCGCCGAGTGGCTGCTCCTCGCGGTGCTGCTCATCCAGCTGGGCATGCTCGAGCAGCTGCTGCCGCTGGTCCGCTACGACGGCTACCACGTGCTCGCGGACCTCGTGGGCGTCCCCGACCTGTTCGCCCGCATCGGCCCCGTGCTGCGGCACACCGCGCGGCGCGGCTCGGGTCGCGACCCCCGCGTGGTGGGCCTCAAGCCGTGGGTGCGGGTGGTGGTGACCGCGTGGGTCGCCGTCGTCGTCCCCTTCCTCCTGGTGGCCCTCTCGCTGCTGCTGTGGCACCTGCCCCGGCTGGTCGGCGCCCTCGGAGGCGCGGGGCTGGCGGAGGGCGGGGTGGCGGTGCGCGCTCTCCGGGCCGGTCAGCTCGCCGGCGGGACGGCGGCCGCCCTCAACGCCGGGCTGCTGCTCCTCGTGGTGGCCGGCGTGCTCTACGTGCTCGGGCGCGTCCTGAAGGCGGTGTCGAAGACCGCGTGGCGGTGGTCGGCGGGGCGCCCGCGCCGGCGCGCGGTGCTGCTCGCGGTCGGCGGCGTGCTCGTGGTGGCGCTGGTGGCGGGGTGGGCCACCACCGGGCAGTTGCCCCTCTGACGGGTCCGGCAGGCGCCGGGCCGCCGTCCGGCCGCCCCGCGCCCACACTGGGGCGGTGCCACCGCAGCGCCCGGAGCTCCTCCCGCACCCGCTGACCGGGCGTCCGGCGACCTCGCCGGTGGCCCCGGGCACCGGCTGGCCCGAGGACCCGGCCGCTCCCGGCACCCGTGTGACGCGCACGCCGGCCGGTGTGGCGCGCGCAGCCGCGTCGGCGCGCACCACCGCGCAGCTCGACGCCCGGGTCTCGGTCTGCCGCGCCTGCCCCCGCCTGGTGGCCTGGCGCGAGGAGGTCGCCGCCACCGGCCGGCGCGCCTACCGCGACCAGCCCTACTGGGGCCGCCCGGTCCCGGGCTGGGGTGACCCGCACGCGCCGCTGCTCGTGGTGGGCCTCGCGCCCGCCGCCCACGGCGGCAACCGCACGGGCCGCGTCTTCACCGGCGACAGGTCCGGTGACTGGATCTTCGCCGCCCTCCACCGCGCCGGCCTCGCGGCGCAGGAGCGCAGCGACCACGCCGGTGACGGCCAGCACCTCACCGGCGTCCGCATCGCCGCGGGCGTGCGCTGCGCCCCGCCCGACAACCTCCCCACCCCCGACGAGCGCGCCGCCTGCGCGCCGTGGCTCGACCGCGAGGTGCAGCTGGTCCGCCCGCGCGTGCTCCTGGCCCTGGGCGGCATCGCCTGGGACGCCTCGCTGGCGTGCGCCCGCCGCCTCGGGTGGGCGGTCCCGCGGCCGGCGCCCCGCTTCGGGCACGGCGCCCGCGCCGTCCTGGCCCTCCCGGAGGAGGACGACGACGAGCGCGGCCGGCGCCCCGGCGGTGCGGTGCACCTGGTGGGGAGCTACCACGTCAGCCAGCAGAACACCTCGACGGGCCGTCTCACGGAGGCGATGCTCGACGACGCGCTCGGCCTGGCGGCCGCCCTCGCCGGCCTGGGCACCGCTGGTCAGCCGCTGGGCCGACCGGGTGACCGCGGACCTGCGCCGACCGGATGACGGGGCGCTCCCTGCGGGTGCTTCGGGTCGCACGCGACCCGACTGGAGGCGATGATCTCCCCCTCACCCCTGCGGGTGCCTCCTGACGGTGGAGTCTGGTGGCCCCGCTACACGTCGTGCCCCGGCGAACCGTAGATTTCCGGTATGACCGCCCCCGCTTCCCTGGAGTCCCCCGTGCCCGCCGCGGCTGGACGCCCCCGGATCCTGCTGCTCGGCGGCGGCTTCGTGGGCCTCCTCACGGCGCGCCACCTGCTCAAGCAGCTCAAGGCTGGAGAGGCCCAGGTCGTCGTCGTCGACCCGCGCCCCTACATGACCTACGCGCCGTTCCTGCCCGAGGTGGCCGGCGGCTCGATCGAGGCGCGCCACGTCGTCGTCTCCCTGCGCCAGGCGCTCAAGGGCGCCGACGTCGTCACCGGCACGGTGACCGGCATGGACCCGGCCCGCAAGGTCGCCTTCGTGCAGCCCCAGGAGGGCGAGCAGGTCGAGATCTCCTACG is drawn from Quadrisphaera setariae and contains these coding sequences:
- a CDS encoding LysM peptidoglycan-binding domain-containing protein, with product MSVRTCLRAPAALLVSLVVLLPGLPATAQPVTAAPVPPVTASAPDAAAPVSGATTATSTREPASGGATYVVASGDTLTGIARAFGTPGGWPQLYAANRDAIGPWPDRLRPGTQLLLSGAPPVAQPADQSAQAAYAVARGDSLRSVAARLGVEGGWPALYAANRDAVGPDPDRLAVGTRLVLPASSAAGAPSADAVPPPAPDGGVGTRLGAAPETSSAAPVTPSAPAEPGRPAAPAAPATPATPGAEPAVPGWVVWPLVVVGVLAAAVLLGDPLVALLRRRRAATASGASGASRAARDEQQRAPLSLVRPVVDVGTPDEASPSAGAADAPAVHVAQHPTLLVSYSPADDLVLLLLPEEHDVDDVLQVARVALPERAYREVERRLPTPLRPTARGPVSARWAG
- a CDS encoding uracil-DNA glycosylase; amino-acid sequence: MPPQRPELLPHPLTGRPATSPVAPGTGWPEDPAAPGTRVTRTPAGVARAAASARTTAQLDARVSVCRACPRLVAWREEVAATGRRAYRDQPYWGRPVPGWGDPHAPLLVVGLAPAAHGGNRTGRVFTGDRSGDWIFAALHRAGLAAQERSDHAGDGQHLTGVRIAAGVRCAPPDNLPTPDERAACAPWLDREVQLVRPRVLLALGGIAWDASLACARRLGWAVPRPAPRFGHGARAVLALPEEDDDERGRRPGGAVHLVGSYHVSQQNTSTGRLTEAMLDDALGLAAALAGLGTAGQPLGRPGDRGPAPTG
- a CDS encoding helix-turn-helix domain-containing protein, with the translated sequence MSTHPDPSARGVDGPAAQAAERPEQGAGDGAPSGPLDGPRGAVQRLLQDRMRERGWSYGDVARRSGLPRSTVHHLATTPIQRAPRPSRLEALAGALELPLTTLQAAVAEATGLSHGTVEVEPDTAVIVAGLADLSPDDRRHVAALVESLRAASARRVTPPTER